One genomic window of Trichlorobacter lovleyi includes the following:
- a CDS encoding DUF819 domain-containing protein: MIHHPLLIILTLLAIELLILGLARYERTKSWFNLLPPVFWIYFLPMLAASFGLLDPKQPVYGLITTWLLPASLLLLLLSVDLKAIMRLGPVALAIFFSGSLGIVVGATLVFKLFKPLIGSQFWAGFGAIAASWTGGSANMIAVKEALAVPDQVFAPMLIVDTVVPYLWMALLIAGVAWQQAFDRWNGSKRGLIEELSNRVVEAGQVMQQRFSMGGFLLLLPVAVAGSGLSHWLGLQFPVVKDVISGYTWTIILVSLLGLALSCTPARRLEQHGASKLGSWLLYFVLTAIGAKASVASFGSALLLIAAGLLIIAVHALFLLVAARLLKAPLFLVAAASQANVGGVASAPVVAEVYQPGLASVGLLLAILGNIFGTYLGILCGQLCRLL, encoded by the coding sequence ATGATCCACCACCCGCTGCTGATCATCCTGACCCTGCTGGCCATTGAGCTGCTGATCCTGGGGCTGGCCCGGTATGAACGTACCAAGTCCTGGTTCAATCTGCTGCCGCCGGTCTTCTGGATCTACTTTCTGCCGATGCTGGCTGCCAGCTTTGGTCTGCTTGATCCCAAGCAGCCGGTCTACGGCCTGATCACCACCTGGCTGTTGCCTGCCAGTCTGCTGCTGCTGCTTTTGTCGGTTGACTTGAAGGCGATCATGCGGCTGGGACCCGTGGCCCTGGCCATCTTTTTCAGTGGCTCGCTGGGGATTGTGGTCGGTGCAACCCTGGTATTCAAGCTGTTCAAACCGTTGATCGGTAGCCAGTTCTGGGCCGGTTTCGGTGCCATTGCCGCCTCCTGGACCGGCGGCAGCGCCAACATGATCGCGGTGAAGGAGGCCCTGGCGGTGCCGGACCAGGTCTTTGCGCCGATGCTGATCGTTGACACGGTGGTGCCGTACCTTTGGATGGCGTTGCTGATTGCCGGGGTCGCCTGGCAGCAGGCCTTTGATCGCTGGAATGGTTCCAAGCGTGGCCTGATAGAGGAGTTGTCAAACCGGGTGGTTGAGGCCGGGCAGGTCATGCAGCAGCGTTTCAGCATGGGGGGATTCCTGCTGCTGCTGCCGGTTGCAGTAGCCGGCAGTGGCCTGTCCCACTGGCTGGGGCTGCAGTTCCCGGTCGTAAAAGACGTCATCTCCGGTTACACCTGGACCATCATTCTGGTCTCTTTGCTGGGGCTGGCACTCTCCTGCACCCCGGCCCGCAGACTGGAGCAACACGGCGCCTCCAAGCTCGGCTCCTGGCTGCTCTATTTTGTGTTGACCGCCATCGGTGCCAAGGCCTCGGTGGCCAGTTTCGGCTCAGCCCTGCTGCTGATCGCTGCCGGTCTGCTGATCATAGCGGTGCATGCCCTGTTCCTGCTGGTGGCGGCCCGCCTGTTGAAGGCCCCGCTCTTTCTGGTGGCTGCTGCCAGCCAGGCCAATGTGGGCGGGGTGGCATCGGCCCCGGTGGTGGCCGAGGTCTACCAGCCCGGCCTGGCCTCGGTGGGGCTGCTGCTGGCCATCCTGGGCAACATCTTCGGCACCTACCTGGGCATCCTCTGCGGCCAGCTCTGTCGGTTGTTGTAA
- a CDS encoding L,D-transpeptidase family protein — MTNYMQNAVIRLFLVALLMISGCAGQPSDSQSSLNGTVITGNQLLVALAESRDSSMVKIYAFERTVLGWELRTGPLAGVTGRNGFAPAGDKREGDGRAPTGLFALESAFGYAASITSSMPYQQATENDLWVDDVLSPDYNTWVKRGQTSATSFEVMKLADNRYRHGLITGYNRKPVVKGYGSGIFVHAWLEDGYTTSGCVAFDETELIKLLAWLDPLQQPQILMGTRQDLATVTGLPALPPDTDLPGVLEKQIRAMVAGYQERLVEYRAPDGFFGMAVALPGNTLSYVVLTQWGSGHQPEVGELVVAKEQALQTVKEAARRYGLRLLSQKKGTH, encoded by the coding sequence ATGACAAACTACATGCAGAATGCCGTGATCAGGCTGTTTCTGGTTGCCCTGCTGATGATCTCCGGCTGCGCAGGACAACCGTCTGACAGCCAGTCGTCACTGAATGGCACGGTTATCACCGGCAACCAGCTGTTGGTTGCACTGGCTGAGTCGCGCGACAGTTCAATGGTGAAAATCTATGCCTTTGAACGCACGGTTCTTGGCTGGGAGCTGCGCACCGGCCCACTGGCGGGAGTTACCGGCCGCAACGGCTTTGCACCTGCCGGTGACAAACGCGAAGGAGACGGCCGGGCACCAACCGGCCTGTTTGCGCTGGAATCGGCCTTTGGGTATGCCGCTTCCATCACCAGCAGCATGCCGTACCAACAGGCAACCGAGAATGACCTGTGGGTGGATGATGTCCTCTCCCCCGACTACAACACCTGGGTAAAACGCGGCCAGACCAGTGCAACCTCTTTTGAGGTGATGAAGCTGGCAGACAACCGCTACCGCCACGGTCTGATAACCGGCTACAACCGCAAACCGGTTGTCAAAGGATACGGCAGTGGAATCTTTGTCCATGCCTGGCTGGAGGATGGCTACACCACCAGCGGTTGCGTGGCGTTTGATGAAACAGAGCTGATCAAACTCCTGGCCTGGCTTGATCCGCTACAACAGCCGCAGATACTGATGGGCACGCGGCAGGATCTGGCAACGGTTACCGGTCTGCCTGCGCTGCCGCCGGATACGGACCTGCCGGGCGTCCTGGAGAAACAGATCCGCGCCATGGTGGCCGGATATCAGGAGCGCTTGGTGGAATACCGTGCCCCTGACGGTTTCTTCGGTATGGCGGTGGCCTTACCCGGCAACACCCTCAGCTATGTTGTGCTGACCCAGTGGGGCTCCGGCCACCAGCCCGAAGTCGGAGAACTGGTGGTTGCCAAAGAACAGGCGCTGCAGACGGTCAAAGAGGCTGCCCGCCGGTACGGACTGCGGCTCCTCAGCCAGAAAAAGGGTACCCACTGA
- a CDS encoding sigma-54 interaction domain-containing protein, with protein sequence MNNLKINQLLDRLIAVAEDLSMGRYGKYDDIFELTKSGQYPPLIARFAESFGMMAVKVEAREYRLEQIIEELRATEIQLRTAREQLARENSSLKKNLRRSFPFSSILGTSPQIRELIGKAERVADSRLSVIITGETGTGKELFAKAIHFNSPRSAKPFVAVNCSAIPETIFESEMFGIEKGVATGVEARIGKIQQAQGGTLFLDEVGEMPLQLQAKLLRVLEERTLERVGSRTAIAVDLRIIAATNRDLAKEIAKGSFREDLYYRLNGVTLRIPPLRERKGDIDLIARQFLEKWGRSCGRPPMRIAKEALERLRSYAWPGNVRELDNEIERAVALAYGDIITSGDLSEVLQQAPAASGGRSLLKDSEKQLIEQALKEAKGNKTQAAERLGMSREGLRKKLKRLGME encoded by the coding sequence ATGAACAACCTCAAAATAAATCAGCTGCTCGATCGCCTGATCGCCGTGGCCGAAGACCTCTCCATGGGGCGTTACGGCAAATACGACGACATCTTCGAACTGACCAAAAGCGGCCAGTACCCGCCACTGATCGCCCGCTTTGCCGAGTCGTTCGGGATGATGGCGGTCAAGGTTGAGGCACGGGAATACCGGCTGGAGCAGATCATCGAAGAGCTTCGGGCAACCGAAATCCAACTGCGCACAGCCAGGGAACAACTGGCCCGCGAGAACAGCAGCCTCAAAAAGAACCTGCGCCGTTCCTTCCCCTTTTCCTCCATCCTCGGCACCAGTCCCCAGATCAGGGAGCTGATCGGCAAGGCAGAACGGGTAGCCGACTCCCGCCTCTCGGTGATCATCACCGGCGAGACCGGCACCGGCAAGGAGCTGTTTGCCAAGGCGATCCACTTTAACAGCCCCCGCAGTGCCAAGCCGTTTGTGGCGGTCAACTGCTCTGCCATCCCGGAGACCATCTTTGAGAGCGAGATGTTCGGCATTGAAAAGGGGGTGGCCACCGGGGTCGAGGCCCGCATCGGCAAGATCCAGCAGGCGCAAGGCGGCACCCTGTTTCTGGACGAGGTGGGGGAGATGCCGTTGCAACTGCAGGCCAAACTTTTGCGGGTGCTGGAAGAGCGCACCCTGGAACGGGTCGGCAGCCGGACCGCCATCGCGGTTGACCTGCGGATCATTGCCGCCACCAACCGCGATCTTGCCAAAGAGATCGCCAAAGGCAGCTTCCGGGAGGACCTTTACTACCGCCTGAATGGTGTTACCCTGCGGATTCCGCCCCTGCGGGAACGTAAAGGCGACATTGACCTGATCGCACGCCAGTTTCTGGAGAAGTGGGGCCGCAGTTGCGGCAGACCGCCGATGCGGATTGCCAAAGAGGCGCTGGAACGGTTGCGCAGCTATGCCTGGCCCGGCAACGTGCGTGAACTGGATAACGAGATCGAGCGGGCCGTGGCCTTGGCCTATGGCGATATCATAACCTCAGGCGACCTATCCGAGGTACTGCAGCAAGCGCCAGCAGCGTCCGGGGGACGATCACTGCTGAAGGACTCTGAAAAACAGCTGATCGAGCAGGCGCTGAAAGAGGCCAAAGGCAACAAGACCCAGGCAGCAGAGCGGTTGGGGATGAGCCGTGAGGGGCTGCGCAAAAAGCTGAAGCGGCTGGGCATGGAATAA
- a CDS encoding ABC transporter substrate-binding protein/permease (The N-terminal region of this protein, as described by TIGR01726, is a three transmembrane segment that identifies a subfamily of ABC transporter permease subunits, which specificities that include histidine, arginine, glutamine, glutamate, L-cystine (sic), the opines (in Agrobacterium) octopine and nopaline, etc.): MNTPMRPTILLIYLALLLLCTAVDGSCSMLATASDLQDKRIAVLQGSTHEAYAVRQFPRATVLQYKSVSDMLLALKSGKADAAIYSRDELMEYMRASDEFGFVGGPLYRTPLSIAFHQQDAGLLLSFNRFLQQIRTDGTYDGMLKRWMQQGAAEMPKLTAAGAGKPLMVGILSDNGLPFIVMKENRLIGFNIELMERFGIFCNRSIQYVDMEFGSQIAALAGHKLDLIATPLAVTEERKKRVAFSDPYYNVDSLAFALKKNIAGAGRSSSDTPSFFSGLAGSFQSNIIQERRYLLIWDGFKTTVIISVFATLFGTLLGALICFMRMAKSRLLSAPARLYIAILRGTPVLVLLMLIFYVVFASVNINPVIVAVIAFGMNFGAYTAEIFRTGIEGVEKGQTEAGISLGFTRTSTFFQIVLPQMVRRILPVYKGEFISLVKMTSIVGYIAVQDLTKASDIIRSRTFDAFFPLVMVAILYFLISWTLMQAMGWLEQKTDRRRVLR; encoded by the coding sequence ATGAACACACCCATGCGCCCCACCATATTGCTTATCTACCTGGCCCTGCTGCTGCTTTGCACCGCAGTGGACGGCTCCTGCAGCATGCTGGCAACCGCCAGCGACCTGCAGGACAAGCGGATTGCCGTGCTGCAGGGTTCCACCCATGAGGCCTATGCGGTCAGGCAGTTCCCCAGGGCCACGGTGCTGCAGTACAAATCCGTCTCCGACATGCTGCTGGCATTAAAGAGCGGCAAGGCCGATGCTGCCATCTACAGCCGCGATGAGCTGATGGAATATATGAGGGCCAGCGATGAATTCGGCTTTGTGGGCGGGCCGCTGTACCGCACGCCGCTCTCTATTGCCTTTCATCAGCAGGATGCCGGGCTGCTCCTCTCTTTCAACCGTTTTCTGCAGCAGATCCGCACGGATGGCACGTACGACGGCATGCTCAAACGCTGGATGCAGCAGGGGGCTGCCGAGATGCCGAAGCTGACCGCCGCCGGAGCCGGTAAGCCGCTGATGGTGGGGATTCTGAGCGACAACGGTCTGCCCTTCATCGTCATGAAAGAAAATCGCCTGATCGGCTTCAATATCGAACTGATGGAGCGTTTCGGCATCTTCTGCAACCGCAGCATCCAGTATGTGGACATGGAGTTCGGCAGCCAGATCGCGGCCCTGGCCGGACACAAACTTGACCTGATCGCCACGCCGCTGGCTGTCACGGAGGAACGTAAAAAACGGGTCGCCTTTTCCGATCCCTATTACAACGTGGATTCACTGGCCTTTGCCCTCAAAAAGAATATTGCCGGAGCAGGCAGAAGCAGCTCTGACACACCCTCGTTTTTTTCAGGCCTTGCCGGCAGTTTTCAGAGCAACATCATCCAGGAAAGACGTTACCTGCTGATCTGGGACGGTTTCAAGACCACCGTGATCATCTCGGTCTTTGCGACCCTCTTCGGCACCCTGCTGGGGGCGCTGATCTGCTTCATGCGGATGGCAAAGAGCCGCCTGCTCTCTGCTCCTGCCAGGCTCTACATCGCCATCCTGCGGGGCACACCGGTACTGGTGCTGTTGATGCTGATCTTCTATGTCGTCTTTGCCTCAGTCAACATCAACCCGGTCATTGTGGCGGTGATCGCCTTTGGCATGAACTTCGGCGCCTACACCGCCGAGATCTTCAGGACCGGTATTGAAGGGGTGGAAAAGGGACAGACCGAGGCAGGTATTTCACTGGGATTCACCAGGACCAGCACCTTCTTCCAGATCGTACTGCCCCAGATGGTGCGGCGGATCCTGCCGGTCTACAAAGGTGAGTTCATCTCCCTGGTCAAGATGACCTCCATTGTGGGCTACATCGCCGTGCAGGATCTGACCAAGGCCAGCGACATCATCCGCAGCCGCACCTTTGACGCCTTCTTCCCCCTGGTCATGGTGGCCATCCTCTACTTCCTGATCTCATGGACCCTGATGCAGGCAATGGGCTGGCTTGAGCAAAAAACCGACCGCAGACGAGTATTACGATGA
- a CDS encoding transporter substrate-binding domain-containing protein, with protein MHNKMFSAICIGLIFTALLMLSACSKREKVTQLQQLSGKQFAVPTGTVADKLVLSKFPDAKFQYYNSVLDSALAVQAGKADAAAYDEPILRNIAAKNKGLTVLPELITKDNYGFAVQPNRRDLKQAIDLVVSELKKNGTYDAMLQRWLPKTGNPAPMPEIKLTGSKGVLKFGTSAVTEPFSFMDASHTVVGLDIEIARYVAQKLDMTLEVVNMDFGAMIPALMAGKVDMIGACITITDERAKKVLFSEPYYVGGIAALVKE; from the coding sequence ATGCACAACAAGATGTTCAGCGCAATCTGTATCGGTTTGATTTTTACGGCCTTACTGATGCTCTCCGCCTGCAGCAAGCGGGAGAAGGTCACGCAGTTGCAGCAACTGTCCGGCAAGCAGTTTGCCGTCCCCACCGGCACTGTTGCCGACAAACTGGTGCTCTCAAAATTCCCCGACGCAAAATTCCAGTACTACAACAGCGTGCTGGATTCAGCACTGGCTGTTCAGGCAGGCAAGGCTGATGCAGCGGCCTATGACGAACCGATTCTGAGAAATATTGCCGCAAAGAACAAAGGGCTGACCGTTCTGCCGGAGTTGATCACCAAGGACAACTACGGCTTCGCAGTACAACCCAATCGTCGGGATTTGAAACAGGCCATTGACCTCGTTGTCAGTGAGCTGAAAAAGAACGGCACCTACGATGCCATGCTGCAGCGCTGGCTCCCCAAAACCGGCAATCCCGCTCCCATGCCGGAGATCAAGCTGACCGGCAGCAAGGGCGTACTGAAGTTCGGCACTTCAGCCGTAACCGAGCCGTTTTCCTTCATGGATGCCTCCCACACGGTTGTCGGCCTTGACATTGAAATCGCCCGGTATGTTGCCCAGAAACTCGATATGACCCTTGAAGTGGTCAACATGGATTTTGGCGCCATGATCCCGGCGTTGATGGCCGGCAAGGTGGACATGATCGGGGCCTGCATCACCATTACCGACGAGCGTGCCAAAAAGGTGCTGTTTTCCGAACCGTACTACGTCGGCGGCATTGCGGCATTGGTCAAGGAGTAG
- a CDS encoding PAS domain-containing protein → MERDNIISGRILDDMTDGVIAIDLSGTIITFNPAAARILGIAEQEALSKSFGEVFLLAEDNDDFNQTILDAIYESSTSHNRIVPFSHNDKRTILALTTTFLKAEDGSGQRMGVINSLLSGSSAAATLLAQTEFYIFPMHNVDGVIAGNYRSTPKSENLEVMWYLDAATPINLRADVPQEIAVIHQYAKRLMSDGGPPVAIALNLHASNSEPDIRTFFYPHFGTTAQGYTAPQAALWDTQIRFINLLAARYSADLLEPAPDNGGSGFANSPFPESWWWANFQDTVMAMTIEMTYGRSGFAPRWVTPDDTRQLGAALLWAIGDYCSGASPAKTARTAADSISGRQLLYPAWYPPNAADELKY, encoded by the coding sequence ATGGAACGGGACAACATAATTTCAGGCCGGATTCTGGATGACATGACCGACGGGGTAATTGCCATTGACCTGTCCGGCACCATCATCACCTTCAACCCGGCAGCAGCCAGGATTCTGGGGATAGCAGAACAGGAGGCCCTGTCAAAATCCTTTGGCGAGGTATTTCTGCTGGCTGAAGACAATGATGACTTCAACCAGACCATTCTGGACGCGATCTACGAATCATCCACCAGCCATAACCGGATCGTCCCGTTCAGCCACAACGACAAACGTACCATCCTGGCACTGACCACCACCTTCCTTAAGGCCGAAGACGGCAGCGGCCAGCGGATGGGGGTGATCAACAGCCTGCTCTCCGGCAGCAGTGCTGCGGCTACCCTGCTGGCACAGACCGAGTTTTATATCTTCCCGATGCACAATGTTGACGGCGTGATTGCCGGGAATTATCGCAGCACCCCCAAATCGGAAAATCTGGAAGTCATGTGGTACCTGGACGCCGCTACCCCGATCAACCTGCGTGCCGATGTGCCACAGGAAATTGCGGTGATCCATCAGTATGCCAAACGGCTGATGAGTGACGGCGGGCCGCCGGTAGCGATTGCCCTGAACCTGCACGCCTCCAACAGCGAGCCTGACATCCGCACCTTTTTCTATCCCCACTTCGGTACCACGGCACAGGGCTATACCGCACCCCAGGCGGCCTTGTGGGATACACAGATCCGTTTCATTAATCTGCTGGCTGCCCGTTACAGCGCCGATCTGCTGGAACCTGCCCCGGACAACGGCGGCTCAGGTTTTGCCAACAGCCCGTTCCCGGAGTCCTGGTGGTGGGCTAACTTTCAGGATACGGTCATGGCCATGACCATTGAGATGACTTACGGCAGGTCAGGTTTTGCCCCGCGCTGGGTCACACCTGATGACACCAGGCAGCTTGGCGCGGCACTGCTCTGGGCCATTGGCGATTATTGCAGCGGAGCCTCCCCAGCCAAAACGGCCCGCACGGCTGCTGACAGCATCAGCGGCAGACAGCTGCTCTATCCGGCCTGGTACCCGCCCAATGCGGCAGATGAACTGAAATATTAG
- a CDS encoding TolC family protein — MTRCSAVRLFAISLLLLAPDSVPSHAADPIVTLDTCISLALKQNRTIKNAYLDRVAQKYDLRVAEDTFVPTLVLTPSVSATGNTAALGGGTRTGNTNNTTLTSGAGATLAEKLPAGGNVSITGNYTVTGSEQLTPSRDYGWNISLNQPLLKGAGLDVNLEPVRAARVTEQLNILSLKSTLISTLTSVITSYRSYVQAVKSLEITRQSLERSRELVATNRELIAAGRMAAIEIVQSEADLANQEFQLLSAENNLDAARLALTKAIDIDKNTRLTPVVETEIPSVPYTIAQAKQLAFANRPDYQGSLLSLDNAKRALVISKHNLLWDLSLTGTYGETYNRFDSTSPVGSSGVWMAGLTLTIPFDNLWRTSSERQAYIAADINLQKQQNSIARQREDIEIEIQDALRSAEMNYRQIKLATQARVLSEKKVEIETEKLKAGRSTNFQLVSYQNDLKNAQNNELSAIITYLNALSTLESSLGITLDRWGITLSERK, encoded by the coding sequence ATGACCCGTTGTTCGGCAGTACGTCTGTTTGCCATATCGCTACTGCTTCTCGCACCTGACAGTGTACCATCACACGCCGCTGACCCGATCGTGACGCTTGATACCTGCATCTCCCTGGCCTTGAAGCAAAACCGCACCATCAAGAACGCCTACCTGGACCGGGTGGCGCAAAAGTACGACCTGCGGGTGGCGGAAGACACGTTTGTCCCCACCCTGGTGCTGACCCCGTCTGTGAGCGCTACCGGCAATACAGCCGCACTGGGCGGAGGTACGCGTACCGGCAATACGAACAATACCACCCTCACCTCCGGGGCCGGCGCCACCTTGGCGGAAAAACTGCCTGCCGGCGGTAATGTCAGCATTACCGGCAATTACACGGTTACCGGCTCGGAGCAGCTGACCCCGTCACGCGATTACGGCTGGAATATTTCCTTGAACCAGCCGCTTTTGAAAGGGGCTGGCCTGGATGTGAACCTTGAGCCGGTCCGAGCGGCCAGGGTAACCGAACAGCTGAACATCCTCTCACTTAAATCCACCCTGATTTCCACCCTGACCTCGGTGATCACCAGCTATCGCAGTTACGTGCAGGCCGTCAAATCATTGGAGATCACCAGGCAGTCCTTGGAGCGCAGCAGAGAGCTGGTTGCCACCAACCGGGAGTTGATTGCAGCCGGCCGGATGGCTGCCATTGAGATTGTGCAATCGGAGGCAGACCTGGCAAACCAGGAGTTTCAGCTGCTTTCTGCTGAAAACAATCTTGATGCTGCCCGGCTGGCCCTGACCAAGGCGATCGACATTGACAAGAACACCCGCCTGACACCGGTGGTGGAGACCGAGATCCCATCGGTGCCGTACACCATTGCGCAGGCCAAGCAGCTGGCCTTTGCCAACAGACCTGACTACCAGGGTTCGCTGTTGAGTCTGGACAATGCCAAGCGGGCCCTGGTGATTTCCAAGCACAACCTGCTGTGGGACCTGTCGCTGACCGGCACCTACGGAGAAACCTACAACCGTTTTGACAGTACAAGCCCGGTCGGTTCAAGCGGTGTCTGGATGGCCGGGCTGACCCTGACCATCCCGTTTGACAACCTCTGGCGCACCTCCAGTGAGCGTCAGGCCTACATTGCAGCGGATATCAACCTGCAGAAGCAGCAAAACAGCATTGCCCGCCAGCGGGAGGATATCGAGATCGAGATCCAGGATGCCCTGCGCTCTGCCGAGATGAACTACCGTCAGATCAAGCTGGCAACCCAGGCCAGGGTACTGTCGGAAAAGAAGGTTGAGATCGAGACCGAAAAGCTGAAGGCCGGACGTTCCACCAACTTCCAACTGGTCAGCTATCAAAATGACTTGAAAAACGCCCAAAACAACGAGCTTTCCGCCATCATTACCTACCTGAATGCCTTGAGTACGCTGGAAAGCAGCCTGGGCATCACCCTGGATCGCTGGGGCATCACACTTTCAGAACGCAAGTAA
- a CDS encoding ATP-binding protein yields MTFDTFRCPANVARLDELVAFVEACADRFGLATKKKFGLLVALEEAFVNVCHYAYKEGEGDVSVGCGADGDAFVVEIADSGAAFDVLSLPDPDTTADLMDRQIGGLGVYFIRSLTDQVSYRREAGQNIVRMVFRQTEEPLQ; encoded by the coding sequence ATGACATTCGACACGTTCAGATGCCCCGCCAACGTTGCAAGACTTGATGAGCTGGTTGCGTTTGTGGAAGCGTGCGCCGATCGCTTCGGACTCGCCACCAAAAAGAAGTTCGGCTTGCTGGTGGCGCTTGAGGAGGCCTTTGTAAACGTATGTCATTATGCCTATAAGGAAGGTGAAGGAGATGTCTCCGTTGGCTGTGGCGCTGATGGCGACGCCTTTGTGGTTGAAATCGCCGATTCCGGCGCCGCCTTTGATGTCCTGTCACTACCGGATCCGGATACGACTGCAGACCTCATGGATCGCCAGATCGGCGGCCTGGGGGTCTATTTCATCCGTAGCCTGACCGACCAGGTCAGCTACCGCCGGGAAGCTGGTCAGAACATCGTGAGGATGGTCTTCCGCCAGACGGAGGAGCCGCTTCAATGA
- a CDS encoding STAS domain-containing protein yields the protein MTIQITKESNATVVTISGRMDAMTAPEYEKTLNEFIASGETSFVVDFQGLDYISSAGLRALLATAKLLKTKGGQILLSNVLGTVREVFDISGFGTIFKIKDSVADALADLG from the coding sequence ATGACTATCCAGATCACCAAGGAATCAAACGCGACGGTTGTAACCATATCCGGCAGGATGGACGCAATGACCGCGCCTGAGTATGAAAAGACGCTGAATGAATTTATCGCCTCAGGCGAGACCTCTTTTGTCGTTGACTTTCAGGGGCTGGACTACATCAGCAGCGCCGGCCTGAGGGCGTTGCTTGCCACGGCAAAACTGCTGAAAACCAAAGGCGGCCAGATCCTGCTGAGTAATGTTCTGGGCACCGTCAGAGAAGTCTTCGACATCTCCGGTTTTGGAACCATCTTCAAGATCAAGGACTCTGTTGCCGACGCACTGGCCGACCTAGGCTGA
- a CDS encoding HD-GYP domain-containing protein, translating to MTQIQTDRLFQQLTRIMNEVSQGNTSNIETIFELTKEGIYPPEIVNLAESFGMMVVNIEAKQQHLEQLLANLQEKNCALELVSNSLLNANIGMLEVLGSAIAKRDSDTCSHNYRVCIYAIHLGKELGLSHDSLRSLIKGAFLHDIGKIAISDTILLKPGGLDDQEYEIIKTHVLHGSEIIKAYSWLSDAHEVVLYHHERFNGNGYPDGLKADQIPLNARIFAICDVFDALTSKRPYKEPYPLDYALRAMRCEVGSHFDPEIFDLFVKNAETVHETIARLSESQLEGLLHAIMHDYFAPPERNGEKK from the coding sequence ATGACACAGATCCAGACCGACAGACTTTTCCAGCAGCTAACCAGGATCATGAACGAGGTTTCCCAGGGCAATACCAGCAACATCGAGACCATCTTCGAGCTGACCAAGGAAGGCATCTATCCGCCTGAAATTGTGAACCTTGCAGAGTCATTCGGCATGATGGTCGTCAATATAGAGGCCAAGCAGCAGCACCTGGAACAGCTGCTCGCCAACCTGCAGGAGAAAAACTGTGCGCTTGAGCTGGTTTCAAACAGCCTGCTGAACGCCAACATCGGTATGCTGGAGGTGCTGGGAAGCGCCATTGCCAAACGGGACAGTGACACCTGTTCCCATAATTACCGCGTCTGCATCTATGCCATCCATCTCGGCAAGGAGCTGGGGCTGTCTCACGACAGCCTGCGCAGCCTGATAAAAGGCGCGTTTCTGCATGACATCGGCAAGATCGCAATCAGCGACACCATCCTGCTCAAGCCGGGCGGACTGGATGATCAGGAATATGAGATCATCAAGACCCATGTACTGCATGGCAGCGAGATCATCAAGGCCTACAGCTGGTTATCGGATGCCCATGAGGTGGTGCTCTATCACCACGAGCGTTTTAACGGAAACGGTTACCCCGACGGGCTCAAGGCAGACCAGATCCCCCTGAACGCACGGATATTTGCCATCTGTGATGTCTTTGACGCATTAACCTCAAAGCGCCCCTATAAGGAGCCCTATCCCCTTGACTATGCCTTGCGGGCCATGCGATGCGAGGTGGGCAGCCATTTTGACCCTGAAATCTTCGACCTGTTTGTAAAGAACGCCGAGACCGTCCACGAAACTATTGCCAGACTGAGCGAATCTCAGCTAGAAGGTCTGTTACATGCGATCATGCATGATTATTTTGCCCCACCAGAGAGAAACGGAGAAAAGAAATGA